A window from Pseudomonas sp. MRSN 12121 encodes these proteins:
- a CDS encoding type II secretion system F family protein, which yields MIAPLLLALVCLILLGLSGWLFFNGLRKTDTERILNRLSQGQPEPAPRKSSWLALERMFLRAGLGRPTERIGLWLCLWVLSILLGYALAGWIGAVVLLLLPPLLLRLYVAWLYQRRLKRMIAQLPPLLDHTVRSLKSGRTLADAVLGGIEASSPPLKNAMGRVQRNVSLGVNLPEAIHDFAELYEEDELRMFALGLKVNHRYGGNASELLENLIKLIREREQGARQLSAMTGETRMTAWVLGALPVLLVSYFMLTNPGYMLGMWHDPAGQHMLIAALVLQVCGCLALWRMLRSI from the coding sequence ATGATCGCTCCCCTGCTGCTGGCGCTGGTCTGCCTGATCCTGCTGGGCCTGTCGGGCTGGCTGTTTTTCAACGGCCTGCGCAAGACCGACACCGAAAGGATCCTCAACCGCCTCTCCCAGGGGCAGCCGGAGCCGGCGCCGCGCAAGAGTTCCTGGCTGGCGCTGGAGCGCATGTTCCTGCGCGCCGGGCTGGGCCGGCCGACCGAGCGCATCGGCTTGTGGCTGTGCCTGTGGGTGCTGTCGATCCTGCTTGGCTATGCCCTCGCCGGCTGGATCGGCGCCGTGGTCCTGCTGCTGTTGCCGCCGTTGTTGCTGCGCCTGTATGTGGCCTGGCTGTACCAGCGGCGGCTCAAGCGCATGATCGCGCAACTGCCGCCGCTGCTGGATCACACCGTGCGCAGCCTGAAGTCCGGGCGCACCCTGGCCGACGCGGTCCTGGGGGGCATCGAGGCCAGCAGCCCGCCGCTGAAGAACGCCATGGGCCGGGTCCAGCGCAATGTCAGCCTGGGCGTGAACCTGCCCGAGGCGATCCACGATTTCGCCGAGCTGTACGAAGAGGACGAACTGCGCATGTTCGCCCTGGGCCTGAAGGTCAACCATCGCTACGGCGGCAATGCCAGCGAACTGCTGGAAAACCTGATCAAGCTGATCCGCGAACGCGAGCAGGGAGCCCGCCAGCTCAGCGCCATGACCGGCGAAACCCGCATGACCGCCTGGGTGCTAGGGGCCTTGCCGGTGCTGCTGGTGAGTTACTTCATGCTGACCAACCCCGGCTACATGCTCGGCATGTGGCACGACCCGGCCGGACAACACATGCTGATCGCCGCCCTGGTGCTGCAGGTCTGCGGTTGCCTCGCGCTGTGGCGCATGCTGCGGAGTATCTGA
- a CDS encoding CpaF family protein: MSGEKLFGAPLRNHGNTDHEGLKLVMHRYIIDAIEESGKNLLEGSRQNLSQFVTNKVAEYIARMHLAISRYEMERLAEELVDELTGFGPLEVLLRDPAVTEILVNGPHRVFIERDGVLHQSDLRFIDAHHVERVMQRILAPLGRRLDESSPMVDARMPDGSRVNAIIPPVALDGPCLSIRKFRKDMLRSSDLMAMQTIDQAIFDFVQEAVGKRCNILISGGTGTGKTTLLNILSQLINPHERLVTIEDVAELQLGHPHVVRLETRPPNAEGHGEVKASDLIRNALRMRPDRIILGEIRGVEVLDVLTAMNTGHDGSMSTVHANNAQDALLRLETLVGLTGRQVAERTLRQMICAALDVVIQLTRLPDGRRCVSEVVEVVGVREDIYVTNTLFRLDRHSGFGFLREAVNPAGDKLRRDTGLILD; this comes from the coding sequence ATGAGCGGAGAAAAGCTGTTCGGCGCGCCGCTGCGCAATCATGGCAACACCGACCACGAAGGCCTCAAGCTGGTGATGCATCGCTACATCATCGACGCCATCGAGGAGTCCGGAAAAAACCTGCTGGAAGGGTCGCGCCAGAACCTGTCGCAATTCGTCACCAACAAGGTGGCCGAGTACATCGCGCGCATGCACCTGGCGATTTCCCGCTATGAGATGGAGCGCCTGGCCGAGGAACTGGTGGACGAACTCACCGGCTTCGGGCCGCTGGAAGTCCTGCTGCGCGATCCGGCGGTGACCGAGATCCTGGTCAACGGCCCGCACCGGGTGTTCATCGAGCGCGACGGCGTACTGCACCAGAGCGACCTGCGGTTCATCGACGCCCACCATGTGGAGCGGGTCATGCAACGCATCCTCGCACCCCTGGGCCGGCGCCTGGACGAGTCTTCGCCGATGGTCGATGCGCGCATGCCCGACGGCAGCCGGGTCAACGCGATCATCCCGCCGGTGGCCCTGGATGGCCCTTGCCTGTCGATCCGCAAGTTCCGCAAGGACATGCTCAGGAGCAGCGACCTGATGGCCATGCAGACCATCGACCAGGCCATCTTCGACTTCGTCCAGGAAGCGGTGGGCAAGCGCTGCAACATCCTGATCAGCGGCGGCACCGGCACCGGCAAGACCACCCTGCTGAACATTCTCAGCCAGCTGATCAACCCCCATGAGCGCCTGGTGACCATCGAGGACGTGGCCGAGCTGCAACTGGGCCATCCCCATGTGGTGCGCCTGGAAACCCGGCCGCCGAACGCCGAGGGGCATGGCGAGGTCAAGGCCAGCGACCTGATCCGCAACGCCCTGCGGATGCGCCCGGACCGGATCATCCTCGGCGAGATCCGCGGCGTCGAAGTACTCGATGTGCTGACCGCGATGAATACCGGCCACGACGGTTCGATGAGCACCGTGCACGCCAACAATGCCCAGGACGCCCTGCTGCGCCTGGAAACCCTGGTCGGCCTGACCGGACGCCAGGTGGCCGAGCGCACCCTGCGGCAGATGATCTGCGCCGCGCTGGACGTGGTGATTCAACTGACTCGCCTGCCCGACGGCCGGCGCTGCGTCAGCGAGGTGGTGGAGGTGGTGGGTGTGCGCGAAGACATCTACGTCACCAACACCCTGTTCCGGCTCGACCGGCATAGCGGTTTCGGCTTCTTGCGCGAGGCGGTCAACCCCGCTGGCGACAAGCTGCGCCGCGACACCGGCCTGATACTTGACTGA
- a CDS encoding pilus assembly protein codes for MSQNLSQTFLAITRNTTDLEWLQSALAPLGQVVSAGNGSLDELLALIDVTFASLVFVGLDREHVVAQSALIEGALEAKPMLAIVALGDGMDNQLVLNAMRAGARDFVAYGSRPSEVSGLVRRLSKRLPSVTPSTQGGGLTVLYGAQASVDGALIANHLALVVQKLGQQTLLLDLGLPRGDSLALLGLESSFHFGDALRHLRRLDATLIDSAFTSADAGLRILAYAENDEPLERTSAAELYMLLSALRQHFQHIVVNLVGQPDSEALRTFVSHCDKLIWCVDQNVLDCRRNLAVLNLWRDRGMKLEHAHLLVDHYLRGVTPDADTLGKTFGLEVIATLANSPEVRMNAKNQGVTLFEMAPREQLTQGLKTLGERLAKRSEKDQAGHRLGWLERLRGGR; via the coding sequence ATGAGCCAAAACCTGAGCCAGACCTTTCTCGCCATCACGCGCAACACCACCGACCTTGAGTGGTTGCAGAGCGCGCTGGCCCCCCTGGGGCAGGTCGTCAGTGCCGGCAACGGTAGCCTCGACGAACTGCTGGCCCTGATCGACGTGACCTTCGCCAGCCTGGTGTTCGTCGGCCTCGATCGCGAGCATGTAGTGGCCCAGAGCGCGCTGATCGAAGGTGCGCTGGAGGCCAAGCCGATGCTGGCCATCGTCGCCCTCGGCGACGGCATGGACAACCAGCTGGTGCTCAACGCCATGCGCGCCGGCGCCCGGGATTTCGTCGCCTATGGCTCGCGCCCCAGCGAAGTGAGCGGGCTGGTGCGGCGCTTGAGCAAACGCCTGCCCTCGGTCACGCCCAGCACCCAGGGCGGCGGCCTTACCGTGCTCTATGGCGCCCAGGCCAGCGTCGACGGCGCGCTGATCGCCAATCACCTGGCACTGGTGGTGCAAAAGCTCGGGCAGCAGACCCTGTTGCTCGATCTCGGCCTGCCCCGTGGCGACAGCCTGGCGTTGCTGGGCCTGGAAAGCTCCTTCCATTTCGGCGATGCCCTGCGGCACCTGCGCCGCCTGGACGCGACCCTGATCGACAGCGCCTTCACCAGCGCCGACGCCGGCCTGCGCATCCTCGCCTATGCCGAAAACGACGAGCCCCTGGAACGTACCAGCGCCGCCGAGCTGTACATGCTCCTCAGCGCCCTGCGCCAACACTTCCAGCACATTGTGGTGAACCTGGTCGGGCAACCCGACAGCGAGGCGCTGCGCACCTTCGTCAGCCATTGCGACAAGCTGATCTGGTGCGTCGACCAGAACGTACTCGACTGCCGGCGCAACCTGGCGGTGCTGAACCTGTGGCGCGACCGCGGCATGAAGCTGGAGCACGCGCACCTGCTGGTGGACCACTACCTGCGTGGGGTCACGCCGGACGCCGACACCCTGGGCAAGACCTTCGGCCTGGAAGTCATCGCGACCCTGGCCAACAGCCCCGAGGTACGCATGAATGCCAAGAACCAGGGCGTGACGCTGTTTGAAATGGCGCCGCGCGAACAGCTGACACAAGGCCTCAAGACCCTGGGCGAGCGCCTGGCCAAGCGCTCGGAGAAAGACCAGGCCGGGCACCGGCTGGGCTGGCTGGAACGGTTGCGAGGCGGACGATGA
- the cpaB gene encoding Flp pilus assembly protein CpaB, translated as MNSRITMALAGLLLIGALFFGYWGLVLSRQPEPSPPAVAQPAATVVEKTLAGAEDQTRQPVVVLSRDVPPFVALTAADLHLEKLQVAPAGSLTSLDQAIGRTAWRPLRAGTWLNDESFTAGGSLARMIHPDERALAVAVDEVIGAAGQLVPGDYVDVLLFLRQDSNNLQQSAQVAVPAIRVLAVGEQLGLTNDGAPASAAPSADDKLKQDQRRLAARTVVLAVPEALLSRLMLATQVGTLRLAVRSSEEQRLARYWAGEPAAAAHLKASNSNLFQFTQLALGGAAKGPSPSSPAGESRPAVEVIRGNQVSQRAP; from the coding sequence ATGAACAGTCGCATTACCATGGCCCTCGCCGGGCTGCTCTTGATCGGGGCGCTTTTTTTCGGCTACTGGGGGCTGGTGCTCAGCCGTCAGCCGGAGCCCTCGCCTCCTGCCGTCGCCCAGCCGGCCGCGACAGTCGTGGAAAAGACCCTCGCCGGCGCCGAAGACCAGACCCGCCAACCTGTCGTGGTGCTCAGCCGCGACGTACCGCCCTTCGTGGCCCTGACCGCCGCCGACCTGCACCTGGAAAAACTCCAGGTCGCTCCCGCCGGCAGCCTCACCAGCCTGGACCAGGCGATTGGCCGTACCGCCTGGCGGCCGTTGCGCGCCGGGACCTGGCTCAACGACGAAAGCTTCACTGCCGGGGGCTCCCTGGCACGCATGATCCATCCGGACGAACGTGCGCTGGCCGTCGCGGTGGATGAAGTGATAGGCGCCGCGGGCCAGCTGGTGCCCGGGGACTACGTCGACGTCCTGCTGTTCCTGCGTCAGGACAGCAACAACCTGCAGCAATCGGCCCAGGTCGCCGTGCCCGCCATTCGTGTGCTGGCCGTCGGCGAACAGCTGGGACTCACCAATGATGGCGCGCCGGCCTCCGCGGCCCCGAGCGCCGATGACAAGCTCAAGCAGGACCAGCGTCGGCTCGCCGCCCGCACCGTGGTGCTGGCCGTACCGGAAGCGCTGCTAAGCCGGCTGATGCTCGCCACCCAGGTCGGCACGTTGCGCCTGGCCGTGCGCAGCAGCGAAGAACAGCGGCTGGCCCGCTACTGGGCCGGCGAACCGGCAGCCGCCGCGCACCTCAAGGCCAGCAACAGCAACCTCTTCCAGTTCACCCAGCTGGCACTGGGCGGGGCCGCCAAAGGCCCTTCGCCGTCCAGTCCGGCAGGCGAATCGCGGCCGGCCGTGGAGGTCATCCGCGGCAACCAGGTCTCCCAACGTGCCCCCTGA
- a CDS encoding Flp family type IVb pilin translates to MILQYLLLRARLFFNRTEGASAIEYAIVVAMVAVVVVAFVSPMGDRVLAIFNNVLTSLGGETVVRPAP, encoded by the coding sequence ATGATCCTTCAATATCTCTTGCTCAGAGCCCGTCTCTTCTTCAATCGCACCGAGGGTGCTTCCGCAATCGAATACGCGATCGTGGTGGCGATGGTCGCCGTCGTGGTCGTGGCTTTCGTGAGCCCGATGGGAGACCGGGTACTGGCGATTTTCAACAACGTTCTGACCTCCCTGGGTGGCGAAACCGTCGTTCGCCCAGCGCCCTGA
- a CDS encoding response regulator: MSSPPAPRQQLLLVDDEEDALLELAEWLESEGFCCFTATSVKLALQHLTRHPDIALVITDLRMPEESGLSLIKRLREHTSRQHLPVIVTSGHADMDDVSDLLRLQVLDLFRKPIYHVRLLETLNNLFPQPRLHLINP, translated from the coding sequence ATGAGCTCCCCTCCAGCCCCCCGCCAGCAGCTTCTTCTTGTGGACGATGAGGAGGACGCCCTGCTTGAACTGGCGGAGTGGCTGGAGAGCGAAGGCTTCTGCTGCTTCACCGCGACCTCGGTCAAGCTGGCCCTGCAACACCTCACCCGTCACCCGGATATCGCGCTGGTCATCACCGACCTGCGCATGCCGGAGGAGAGTGGCCTGTCGCTGATCAAGCGGCTGCGCGAACACACCTCCCGCCAGCATCTGCCGGTGATCGTCACCTCGGGCCATGCCGACATGGACGACGTCAGCGACCTGCTGCGCCTGCAGGTACTGGACCTGTTTCGCAAGCCCATCTATCACGTACGCCTGCTGGAAACCCTCAACAACCTGTTCCCGCAGCCGCGCCTGCATCTGATCAATCCCTGA
- a CDS encoding ShlB/FhaC/HecB family hemolysin secretion/activation protein, whose amino-acid sequence MRALAPLLFVSLCSYVHADNLPSFLNSNETIRNLPVPNLPADAYRPTTPAPKLAVPAPQAQPLTMTTKVNVSTVQIAGGTIYPLNELAAIYQPLIGHESTIAQLIEATREITRRYQQDGYLLSYAFLPKQNFEQGKVRVVLVEGYIKDYQLQGDIGPVSAYIGKLVEKLKAERPLTRKTFERYTTLMSRLPGVTLQAQVPPPGTTDGAAYLIAQASRKPFTSSLNTTDDNRNGMQALLGLSSNSQTAMGEQVSISGLFPPGDDHEHYYRLDYSQFLNAEGTQLSLYGTRYRADPGTNVRLDNGLELKPHRENDRFSIGLSHPVIASPNEILNLGARLYAVNDKTRYQVQGYPLSVEEKTDIRALAFEGEWRKADARQLRILSAGVYQGLDAMGAKTNNSLYDLDFFRTRLSGVQSNKFFDNWQGVLSAALYWTRDTLPDSERAVFGGQNFGRGYPDDQASGDKGWGVAYEVNYSFNRESRWLRTLQPYVVLDRSRSWFNELPVQDNDLSSAAVGLRFGDAKYYNISLEAAKAMSDEALDTHNRRPRYTLSFSYQL is encoded by the coding sequence ATGCGCGCTTTGGCTCCCTTGCTGTTCGTGTCCCTGTGCTCCTACGTCCACGCCGACAACCTTCCCAGTTTTCTCAATAGCAACGAAACCATCCGCAACCTGCCCGTGCCCAACCTGCCGGCCGACGCCTATCGCCCCACGACGCCCGCGCCCAAACTGGCGGTGCCGGCGCCTCAGGCCCAGCCCCTGACGATGACGACCAAGGTCAACGTCAGCACCGTGCAGATCGCAGGCGGGACCATCTATCCGCTCAACGAGCTGGCAGCGATCTACCAACCGCTAATCGGCCATGAGAGCACCATCGCGCAACTGATCGAGGCCACCCGGGAAATCACCCGCCGCTACCAGCAGGACGGCTACCTGCTCTCCTACGCCTTCCTGCCCAAGCAGAACTTCGAGCAGGGTAAGGTGCGCGTGGTCCTGGTGGAGGGCTACATCAAGGACTACCAATTGCAGGGCGATATCGGCCCGGTGTCGGCCTACATCGGCAAGCTGGTGGAAAAGCTCAAGGCCGAACGGCCACTGACGCGCAAGACCTTCGAGCGCTACACCACGCTGATGAGCCGCCTCCCCGGCGTCACCCTGCAAGCCCAGGTCCCGCCACCGGGCACCACCGACGGCGCCGCCTACCTGATCGCCCAGGCCAGCCGCAAACCCTTCACCAGCAGCCTCAACACCACCGACGACAATCGCAACGGCATGCAGGCCTTGCTGGGCCTGAGCAGCAACTCGCAAACCGCCATGGGCGAGCAGGTGAGCATCAGCGGCCTGTTCCCGCCGGGCGACGACCACGAGCACTACTACCGCCTGGACTACAGCCAGTTCCTCAATGCCGAGGGCACGCAACTGAGCCTGTACGGCACGCGCTATCGCGCCGACCCGGGGACCAACGTGCGCCTCGACAACGGCCTGGAACTCAAGCCGCACCGGGAGAACGACCGCTTCTCCATCGGTTTGAGCCACCCGGTGATCGCCTCTCCGAACGAGATCCTGAACCTGGGCGCGCGCCTGTACGCGGTCAACGACAAGACCCGCTACCAGGTCCAGGGCTACCCGCTCAGCGTCGAAGAGAAAACCGATATCCGCGCCCTGGCCTTCGAAGGCGAATGGCGCAAGGCCGACGCCCGCCAACTGCGGATTCTCAGCGCCGGGGTGTACCAGGGGCTGGACGCCATGGGCGCAAAGACCAACAACAGCCTGTATGACCTGGACTTCTTCCGCACACGCCTGTCCGGCGTGCAGAGCAACAAGTTCTTCGATAACTGGCAAGGGGTGCTGTCGGCGGCCCTGTACTGGACCCGCGACACCCTGCCCGACAGCGAGCGCGCGGTATTCGGCGGGCAGAACTTCGGCCGCGGCTACCCCGACGACCAGGCATCCGGCGACAAGGGTTGGGGCGTGGCCTACGAGGTGAACTACAGCTTCAATCGCGAGAGCCGCTGGCTGCGGACCCTCCAGCCATATGTGGTGCTGGACCGTTCGCGCAGCTGGTTCAACGAGCTGCCGGTCCAGGACAACGACCTGTCATCGGCGGCCGTCGGCCTGCGCTTTGGCGACGCCAAGTACTACAACATCTCCCTCGAAGCGGCCAAGGCCATGTCCGACGAGGCGCTGGACACCCACAACCGACGCCCGCGCTACACCCTGAGCTTCAGCTACCAGCTGTAG
- a CDS encoding collagen-like triple helix repeat-containing protein, with protein sequence MKTQIWLKTSTALALILALSLTGCSSGGGGHKSSSGSSTDSAAGADGGASGGSGSGDGSGSGGGTAGTGGGTDGTGGGTGGGTGGTGGGTAGTGGTGGTGGGTAGTGGTGGTGGGTGGTGGGTGGGTGGTGGTGGGTDPTGPTNPTNPLVTSTVISDLGTTITGVGDGVSTIGDAVEPLPVVGGVLQSAVNTTGNVVSTVGDGLTDGLGQLGSNPQALSRTTATVGNVVTDVGDGVSDISGKLATATTSVPLVGGVVTRVAPVLDGVGSRVSMLGDTLSTVTSSGPLGAATDGVGNGLLVPVVTLAEGLTGQVGTTTGLGGPVDGLVNRVGSVVDTLGNNITATGGGNPVTTTLGGALNNVATTTSTAGGLATTSGTGTNTGLLETVGGAVVNLSSGLDAGNTSTLGSVVGTSGTSTGNVVASVGGALGGTGVANTTTTAPLAGVGATVGAALNPVTTTVTGLTQQTGTATGVGTPTAGLLTQVGGAVSGVGTSITTAAPNPVIATVGQTVNTVGATVGSVGGLVTGGTTTGSGTGTTTTGGLGGVLGGLTGTLGGSQ encoded by the coding sequence ATGAAAACTCAAATCTGGTTGAAAACAAGCACAGCACTGGCCCTGATCCTGGCGCTCAGCCTCACCGGCTGCAGCAGCGGCGGTGGCGGCCACAAGAGCAGCTCCGGCAGTTCGACTGACAGCGCCGCGGGCGCCGATGGCGGCGCCAGCGGTGGTTCCGGTTCCGGCGACGGCAGTGGCAGCGGCGGAGGCACCGCCGGCACGGGTGGCGGTACTGATGGAACCGGCGGTGGCACTGGCGGTGGAACGGGCGGTACTGGCGGCGGCACCGCGGGCACGGGCGGAACAGGTGGTACCGGTGGCGGCACCGCGGGCACGGGCGGAACAGGCGGTACCGGCGGTGGCACTGGCGGCACTGGCGGTGGCACTGGCGGCGGAACGGGCGGCACCGGTGGCACCGGCGGCGGCACGGACCCGACCGGCCCCACGAACCCTACCAATCCGCTGGTGACTTCCACCGTAATCTCCGATCTCGGCACTACCATCACCGGTGTCGGTGACGGTGTCAGCACCATCGGCGACGCCGTGGAGCCGCTGCCGGTCGTGGGTGGCGTACTGCAAAGCGCGGTGAACACCACAGGCAACGTCGTCAGCACCGTGGGCGACGGCCTGACCGACGGCCTCGGCCAGCTGGGCAGCAACCCGCAAGCCCTGAGCAGGACCACGGCCACGGTCGGCAATGTGGTCACGGATGTCGGTGACGGCGTCTCGGATATCAGCGGCAAGCTGGCCACCGCCACCACCAGCGTGCCCCTGGTGGGCGGCGTGGTAACCCGCGTGGCCCCCGTGCTCGACGGCGTCGGCAGCCGGGTCAGCATGCTGGGCGACACCCTGAGCACTGTCACCAGCAGCGGCCCGCTCGGCGCTGCAACCGACGGCGTGGGCAACGGCCTGCTGGTGCCAGTGGTGACCCTGGCGGAAGGCCTGACTGGCCAAGTGGGCACGACCACCGGCCTGGGCGGCCCGGTCGATGGCCTGGTCAACCGCGTCGGCAGCGTGGTCGACACCCTCGGCAACAACATCACCGCGACCGGTGGCGGCAACCCGGTAACGACAACCCTCGGCGGAGCCCTGAACAACGTCGCGACCACCACCAGCACGGCAGGCGGCCTGGCCACTACCAGCGGTACCGGCACCAACACTGGTCTGCTGGAAACCGTGGGCGGGGCGGTTGTCAACCTGAGCAGCGGCCTGGATGCCGGCAATACCAGCACACTGGGTAGTGTGGTCGGCACCAGCGGTACATCGACAGGTAACGTAGTGGCCTCGGTAGGCGGCGCCCTGGGCGGCACCGGTGTCGCCAACACCACGACCACCGCTCCGCTGGCCGGGGTCGGCGCCACCGTCGGCGCAGCCCTGAACCCGGTCACCACGACCGTCACCGGCCTCACTCAACAGACCGGCACCGCCACCGGCGTGGGAACCCCTACCGCCGGGCTGCTGACCCAGGTGGGCGGCGCCGTCAGCGGCGTAGGCACCAGCATCACCACCGCCGCACCCAACCCGGTGATCGCCACCGTCGGCCAGACCGTCAACACCGTCGGCGCCACTGTCGGCTCGGTCGGCGGCCTGGTCACCGGCGGCACCACCACCGGCAGCGGCACCGGCACTACCACCACCGGCGGCCTGGGTGGCGTCCTCGGCGGACTGACCGGCACCCTGGGCGGCAGCCAATAA
- a CDS encoding DMT family transporter, whose translation MPAPVWWLLCLPVVAGAFLPLQAGINGQLARQVSSVLAAALISFFVGTLALLILTLAQREVPGVNALKGLTWWHWSGGLLGAFFIATAAFAGPRIGAMLFMALVLAGQLGMAMTLDHFGWAGFREAPISLGKVGGLLLILAGVFLIRRG comes from the coding sequence ATGCCTGCCCCTGTGTGGTGGTTGCTTTGTCTGCCGGTGGTTGCCGGTGCGTTCCTGCCGTTGCAGGCCGGTATCAACGGTCAATTGGCCAGGCAGGTGTCGAGCGTGCTGGCGGCGGCGCTGATCTCGTTTTTCGTCGGTACGCTGGCCTTGCTGATCCTGACGCTGGCCCAGCGCGAAGTGCCTGGCGTGAATGCCTTGAAAGGCCTGACCTGGTGGCATTGGAGCGGCGGCCTGCTCGGGGCGTTTTTCATCGCCACCGCGGCGTTCGCCGGCCCGCGGATCGGCGCCATGCTGTTCATGGCGCTGGTGCTCGCGGGGCAGCTGGGCATGGCCATGACGCTGGACCATTTCGGCTGGGCGGGGTTTCGCGAGGCGCCCATCAGCCTTGGCAAGGTGGGCGGGTTGCTGTTGATCCTGGCCGGGGTGTTCCTGATTCGTCGCGGCTGA
- a CDS encoding MaoC/PaaZ C-terminal domain-containing protein — MSQRWHDLNTPPNLPELYWKAATRRKITGTELPADGLRYPVSVQPAKLAAYRQVCGFTENGLLPPTYPHVLAFALQMQLLTASDFPFPLLGLIHLANRIRVLRPMGGVGDLSIGVRVDNLRPHAKGAVFDLLTNVDDALGPLWEAQSQMLCRGVKLPGEAPAEPSPNESGLSELARWQAPADIGRRYARVSGDYNPIHLSAMTARLFGFPQAIAHGLWNKARTLAALGEELPAANIEIAVDFRKPVRLPSEVCLLASPAGPSGDLRLTGAGGLEHMIGHWRPLA; from the coding sequence ATGAGCCAGCGCTGGCATGACCTGAACACCCCGCCGAACCTGCCCGAGCTGTACTGGAAAGCCGCCACCCGCCGCAAGATCACCGGCACCGAACTGCCCGCGGATGGCCTGCGGTATCCGGTAAGCGTGCAACCGGCGAAGCTTGCGGCCTATCGCCAGGTCTGCGGGTTTACCGAAAACGGCCTGCTGCCGCCGACTTATCCCCATGTACTGGCGTTCGCCCTGCAGATGCAGCTCCTCACCGCCAGCGACTTCCCCTTCCCGCTGCTGGGGCTGATCCACCTGGCCAACCGCATTCGTGTGCTGCGGCCCATGGGGGGCGTGGGCGACCTGAGTATCGGGGTGCGCGTGGACAACCTGCGGCCCCATGCCAAAGGTGCGGTGTTCGACCTGTTGACCAACGTCGACGACGCGCTCGGGCCCCTGTGGGAGGCACAGAGCCAGATGCTCTGTCGGGGCGTGAAATTGCCGGGCGAAGCCCCCGCCGAGCCCTCCCCGAACGAGAGCGGCCTCAGCGAGCTGGCGCGCTGGCAAGCACCCGCCGACATCGGCCGGCGCTACGCCCGGGTGTCCGGCGACTACAACCCGATTCACCTGAGTGCCATGACCGCCCGCCTGTTTGGCTTCCCCCAGGCCATCGCCCATGGCCTGTGGAACAAGGCTCGCACCCTGGCGGCGTTGGGCGAGGAGTTACCCGCGGCCAATATCGAGATCGCCGTGGACTTCAGAAAGCCGGTGCGCCTGCCCAGCGAGGTGTGTCTGCTGGCCAGCCCCGCAGGCCCCAGCGGCGACCTGCGCCTGACCGGCGCCGGCGGCCTGGAGCATATGATCGGACACTGGCGCCCGCTGGCCTGA